In Salvelinus namaycush isolate Seneca chromosome 17, SaNama_1.0, whole genome shotgun sequence, one genomic interval encodes:
- the LOC120062092 gene encoding spondin-2-like — MMSSELLSFGWLQQLLVVLLKLTLSFAGPTNGTECTAKGPASYILVFTGHWSPQTFPKQYPLFRPPAQWSKLMAITHNKQHRLFQEGALASIGVQNFAEVGVTVDLVKGAKDARKRRAVGAMYRTAGIATGIGHSSTELLLQPRSPLLSLMVKVIPSPDWFVGVDSLNLCEGGKWKQEVTLDLQPFDAGTDSGFTFSSPNYPTVPQENITRITSQMPKHPANSFYYPRLTELPPIASIRLTRQRRSSSRQTPMSNHILPHPIHPQRFSETPLDCEVSLWSSWGLCLGPCSSGGVRHRTRYILLWPANAGAPCPEMEEQTECTAHNCLKPQ, encoded by the exons ATGATGTCATCGGAGCTCCTGTCCTTTGGTTGGCTGCAGCAGCTGCTGGTGGTGCTCCTGAAGCTGACCCTGTCCTTCGCCGGACCGACCAATGGGACAGAGTGTACAGCCAAAGGTCCTGCCTCCTACATTCTGGTCTTCACGGGTCACTGGAGCCCCCAGACGTTCCCTAAACAGTACCCACTGTTCCGTCCCCCCGCACAGTGGTCCAAACTCATGG CTATCACCCATAATAAGCAGCACCGGCTGTTTCAGGAGGGGGCGCTGGCTAGTATAGGGGTGCAGAACTTTGCTGAGGTAGGGGTGACGGTAGATCTGGTGAAGGGGGCGAAGGATGCCAGGAAGAGACGAGCGGTCGGTGCCatgtacagaacagcaggcatcGCCACTGGCATCGGGCACAGCTCCACAGAACTGCTGCTGCAACCACGGAGCCCACTG CTCTCTCTGATGGTGAAAGTGATCCCCAGCCCTGATTGGTTCGTGGGGGTGGACAGTCTCAACCTCTGTGAAGGCGGCAAGTGGAAACAGGAAGTGACCCTTGACCTCCAACCCTTTGATGCAGGAACAGACAGCGGCTTCACTTTCTCCTCTCCCAACTACCCCACCGTCCCCCAGGAAAACATCACACGG ATTACTTCCCAGATGCCCAAGCACCCAGCCAACTCCTTCTACTACCCCCGTCTCACAGAGCTGCCGCCCATAGCCTCCATACGGCTAACCAGACAGAGACGTTCATCCTCCCGTCAAACTCCCATGTCCAATCACATTCTGCCTCACCCAATCCACCCTCAACGCTTCTCAG AGACACCTTTGGATTGTGAGGTGTCTCTGTGGTCGTCTTGGGGTCTGTGTCTGGGGCCCTGCTCCAGTGGAGGGGTCCGCCACCGTACCCGCTACATCCTCCTGTGGCCAGCTAACGCTGGAGCCCCCTGTCCTGAGATGGAGGAGCAGACCGAGTGCACGGCACACAACTGCCTGAAGCCCCAGTGA